One Scleropages formosus chromosome 8, fSclFor1.1, whole genome shotgun sequence DNA window includes the following coding sequences:
- the LOC108937301 gene encoding migration and invasion enhancer 1-like, giving the protein GKAHYQLLAQALRARFTGAEMSGFVGRRGSFEVEINGLLVFSRLQAGGFPYTDDVLAAVQNAADGKPVEKITRSHSACVII; this is encoded by the exons GGCAAGGCCCACTACCAGTTGCTCGCCCAGGCACTACGGGCAAGGTTCACTGGGGCGGAGATGTCGGGCTTCGTCGGGCGCAGGG GGAGCTTTGAGGTTGAGATCAATGGGCTGCTGGTCTTCTCCAGGCTCCAGGCTGGAGGTTTCCCTTACACTGATGAT GTACTGGCTGCTGTCCAGAACGCCGCCGACGGCAAGCCCGTGGAGAAGATCACCAGAAGCCACTCGGCATGTGTCATCATATAG
- the slc4a1a gene encoding solute carrier family 4 member 1a (Diego blood group) isoform X1, protein MEINLSFEGDYEMSYGERETRFSSPITMVDWRRFINGKFSPWPVVRKIWTPPGHTGSYDLEKRCQEEGILVSKKFGSYPDPEASLNLNRNANPRDDCLAYVELNELQEGRDQETYWQETGRWMGYEESYNPKTATWGPAHISYLTFKSLIQLRRTMSTGVILLDQEECTMTGIVESMVAELLTKKEIRPGDHDALLSALQQKRSQSEPMETPSSGIEMETFSITKKRDGSGSVEASIILSSAMDFLEKPTIAFVRLKDTVVLESVLEAPIPVRFVFMLIGPSQSGIDYHESGRAMAALMADRVFNATASLAQASSDLTNAMADFMDCSIVIPPTEIQNESMLQSMVSFQKKMLQQRLRPSDTQLLLDDKLKARKASEEPKEDPLARTGRPFGGMIKDIKRRYRHYLSDFTDALNPQVLAAVIFIYFAALSPAITFGGLLADKTEHMMGVSELMISTCVQGVIFCILAAQPILVIGFSGPLLVFEEAFYGFCKSQGVEYIVGRVWVGIWLVIIVVVIVAAEGSFLVRYISRFTQEIFSVLISLIFIYETFAKLIRIFQAHPLVLNYEHLNESLDDPFHPVIEHYHHHDNETGNLTMHQKIRERSYPNTALLSMCLMFGCFFIAYFLRRFKTGHFLPGPLRRIIGDFGVPISIFFMIAVDISIEDAYTQKLVVPKGLTVSNTSARGWIINPMGEKIEFPIWMMVASVVPAILVFILIFLESQITTLIVSKPERKMVKGSGFHLDLLILVGMGGISAIFGVPWLSAATVRTVTHANALTVMSKGPKPEIEKVVEQRISGILVALLVGVSILMEPILKMIPMTALFGIFLYMGITSLSGIQLWDRTLLLLTPKKHFPTEAYATRVKPLRIHLFTLIQIVCLVILWVVKSSTVSLALPFVLILTIPLRILMTGRLFTEMEMKCLDADDAKVTFEEEPGEDVYTESPLP, encoded by the exons ATGGAAATCAATTTATCATTTGAAGGG GACTATGAAATGTCCTACGGGGAACGGGAGACCCGGTTTTCATCTCCCATCACAAT GGTCGATTGGCGTCGCTTCATAAATGGAAAGTTTTCACCATGGCCTGTTGTCCGTAAGATCTG GACCCCACCGGGCCACACCGGCAGCTATGACCTGGAGAAACGCTGCCAGGAGGAGGGCATCCTTGTATCTAAGAAGTTTGGCTCCTACCCAGATCCCGAAG CATCTCTGAACCTCAACAGAAATGCCAACCCCAGGGATGACTGTCTG GCCTACGTGGAGCTGAATGAGCTCCAGGAAGGCAGGGACCAAGAGACCTACTGGCAGGAGACGGGCCGATGGATGGGCTACGAGGAGAGCTACAACCCCAAAACTGCAACCTGGGGTCCTGCCCATATTTCCTACCTCACCTTCAAGAGCTTGATTCAGCTCCGCAGAACCATGAGCACCG GTGTGATCCTGCTGGACCAGGAGGAGTGCACCATGACCGGTATTGTCGAGAGCATGGTGGCCGAGTTACTGACAAAAAAGGAGATCCGCCCTGGTGACCACGATGCCCTACtgagtgccttgcagcagaaGCGCAG CCAGTCTGAACCGATGGAGACCCCATCTTCTGGAATAGAAATGGAGACCTTTTCAATCACAAAGAAG AGAGATGGCAGTGGCAGTGTGGAAGCTTCCATCATTCTTTCAA GTGCCATGGATTTCTTGGAGAAGCCTACGATTGCATTTGTGAGACTGAAAGACACTGTGGTTCTAGAATCAGTCCTCGAGGCACCAATTCCGGTCCGGTTTGTCTTCATGCTGATTGGGCCAAGCCAGAGCGGCATAGACTACCATGAATCTGGGCGTGCTATGGCTGCGCTCATGGCTGACAGG GTGTTCAATGCGACTGCTTCCCTAGCACAAGCCAGCTCTGATTTGACAAATGCCATGGCTGACTTCATGGACTGCAGCATTGTGATTCCTCCCACTGAGATCCAAAATGAGTCCATGCTCCAGTCCATGGTCAGCTTCCAGAAGAAGATGCTGCAGCAAAGGCTCCGACCCTCTGACACTCAGCTGCTCTTGGATGACAAGCTTAAAG CTCGCAAAGCCAGCGAGGAGCCTAAAGAGGACCCTCTGGCACGCACGGGACGCCCATTTGGTGGCATGATCAAAGACATAAAGAGGCGCTATCGACACTATCTCAGCGACTTCACAGATGCCCTCAACCCTCAGGTCCTTGCTGCAGTTATCTTCATCTACTTTGCTGCCCTTTCTCCAGCCATCACCTTTGGAGGCTTGCTTG CTGACAAGACTGAGCACATGATGGGTGTTTCGGAGCTCATGATCTCCACCTGTGTTCAGGGTGTCATCTTTTGTATTCTGGCTGCCCAACCAATCCTGGTCATCGGCTTCTCAGGGCCTTTGCTTGTATTCGAGGAGGCCTTTTACGGG TTCTGCAAGTCTCAAGGGGTTGAGTACATCGTGGGTCGTGTCTGGGTGGGTATATGGCTAGTGATCATCGTGGTGGTCATCGTTGCTGCTGAGGGCAGCTTCTTGGTCAGATACATCTCCCGCTTCACGCAAGAGATCTTCTCCGTCCTCATCTCCCTCATCTTCATCTACGAGACTTTTGCCAAGCTCATCAGG ATTTTCCAAGCCCACCCCCTGGTTCTCAACTATGAGCACCTTAATGAGTCACTGGATGATCCCTTCCACCCTGTTATCGAACACTATCATCACCACGACAATGAGACTGGGAATTTAACTATGCACCAAAAAATTCGGGAGAGATCTTACCCCAACACTGCTCTGCTCTCCATGTGCTTGATGTTTGGCTGTTTTTTCATCGCCTACTTCCTCAGGAGGTTCAAAACTGGCCACTTCCTACCCGGCCCT CTCCGACGCATCATTGGAGATTTCGGTGTGCCTATATCCATTTTCTTCATGATTGCAGTGGACATCAGTATTGAGGATGCCTATACACAG AAACTTGTAGTGCCCAAAGGACTGACAGTGTCCAACACCAGTGCTAGGGGATGGATCATCAACCCAATGGGTGAAAAGATTGAGTTTCCCATCTGGATGATGGTTGCCTCTGTTGTTCCAGCCATCCTAGTCTTCATCCTCATCTTTCTCGAGTCACAGATTACCAC GCTGATCGTGAGCAAGCCAGAACGGAAGATGGTGAAAGGTTCTGGGTTCCACCTTGACCTTCTGATCCTGGTGGGCATGGGTGGCATAAGTGCCATCTTCGGCGTCCCCTGGCTCAGTGCTGCTACCGTGCGCACAGTCACCCACGCCAACGCCCTCACAGTCATGAGCAAGGGGCCGAAGCCTGAGATTGAGAAAGTAGTGGAACAAAGGATCAGTGGCATTCTGGTAGCTTTACTGGTCG GGGTGTCCATTTTGATGGAGCCCATCCTGAAGATGATCCCGATGACTGCTCTGTTTGGCATTTTCCTCTACATGGGTATCACATCACTTAGTGGCATCCAGCTTTGGGACCGCACATTACTCCTCCTGACACCAAAGAAGCACTTCCCTACTGAGGCCTATGCCACCAGG GTGAAGCCACTTCGGATACACTTGTTCACACTGATCCAGATTGTGTGCCTTGTGATTCTGTGGGTGGTGAAGTCTAGCACCGTCTCTCTGGCCCTGCCTTTTGTCCTCATCCTCACCATCCCCTTACGCATACTCATGACTGGTCGCCTATTCACCGAGATGGAGATGAAATGC CTGGATGCCGATGACGCCAAAGTAACATTCGAGGAGGAGCCGGGAGAGGATGTCTACACTGAGTCCCCGTTGCCATAG
- the slc4a1a gene encoding solute carrier family 4 member 1a (Diego blood group) isoform X2, with protein sequence MEINLSFEGDYEMSYGERETRFSSPITMTPPGHTGSYDLEKRCQEEGILVSKKFGSYPDPEASLNLNRNANPRDDCLAYVELNELQEGRDQETYWQETGRWMGYEESYNPKTATWGPAHISYLTFKSLIQLRRTMSTGVILLDQEECTMTGIVESMVAELLTKKEIRPGDHDALLSALQQKRSQSEPMETPSSGIEMETFSITKKRDGSGSVEASIILSSAMDFLEKPTIAFVRLKDTVVLESVLEAPIPVRFVFMLIGPSQSGIDYHESGRAMAALMADRVFNATASLAQASSDLTNAMADFMDCSIVIPPTEIQNESMLQSMVSFQKKMLQQRLRPSDTQLLLDDKLKARKASEEPKEDPLARTGRPFGGMIKDIKRRYRHYLSDFTDALNPQVLAAVIFIYFAALSPAITFGGLLADKTEHMMGVSELMISTCVQGVIFCILAAQPILVIGFSGPLLVFEEAFYGFCKSQGVEYIVGRVWVGIWLVIIVVVIVAAEGSFLVRYISRFTQEIFSVLISLIFIYETFAKLIRIFQAHPLVLNYEHLNESLDDPFHPVIEHYHHHDNETGNLTMHQKIRERSYPNTALLSMCLMFGCFFIAYFLRRFKTGHFLPGPLRRIIGDFGVPISIFFMIAVDISIEDAYTQKLVVPKGLTVSNTSARGWIINPMGEKIEFPIWMMVASVVPAILVFILIFLESQITTLIVSKPERKMVKGSGFHLDLLILVGMGGISAIFGVPWLSAATVRTVTHANALTVMSKGPKPEIEKVVEQRISGILVALLVGVSILMEPILKMIPMTALFGIFLYMGITSLSGIQLWDRTLLLLTPKKHFPTEAYATRVKPLRIHLFTLIQIVCLVILWVVKSSTVSLALPFVLILTIPLRILMTGRLFTEMEMKCLDADDAKVTFEEEPGEDVYTESPLP encoded by the exons ATGGAAATCAATTTATCATTTGAAGGG GACTATGAAATGTCCTACGGGGAACGGGAGACCCGGTTTTCATCTCCCATCACAAT GACCCCACCGGGCCACACCGGCAGCTATGACCTGGAGAAACGCTGCCAGGAGGAGGGCATCCTTGTATCTAAGAAGTTTGGCTCCTACCCAGATCCCGAAG CATCTCTGAACCTCAACAGAAATGCCAACCCCAGGGATGACTGTCTG GCCTACGTGGAGCTGAATGAGCTCCAGGAAGGCAGGGACCAAGAGACCTACTGGCAGGAGACGGGCCGATGGATGGGCTACGAGGAGAGCTACAACCCCAAAACTGCAACCTGGGGTCCTGCCCATATTTCCTACCTCACCTTCAAGAGCTTGATTCAGCTCCGCAGAACCATGAGCACCG GTGTGATCCTGCTGGACCAGGAGGAGTGCACCATGACCGGTATTGTCGAGAGCATGGTGGCCGAGTTACTGACAAAAAAGGAGATCCGCCCTGGTGACCACGATGCCCTACtgagtgccttgcagcagaaGCGCAG CCAGTCTGAACCGATGGAGACCCCATCTTCTGGAATAGAAATGGAGACCTTTTCAATCACAAAGAAG AGAGATGGCAGTGGCAGTGTGGAAGCTTCCATCATTCTTTCAA GTGCCATGGATTTCTTGGAGAAGCCTACGATTGCATTTGTGAGACTGAAAGACACTGTGGTTCTAGAATCAGTCCTCGAGGCACCAATTCCGGTCCGGTTTGTCTTCATGCTGATTGGGCCAAGCCAGAGCGGCATAGACTACCATGAATCTGGGCGTGCTATGGCTGCGCTCATGGCTGACAGG GTGTTCAATGCGACTGCTTCCCTAGCACAAGCCAGCTCTGATTTGACAAATGCCATGGCTGACTTCATGGACTGCAGCATTGTGATTCCTCCCACTGAGATCCAAAATGAGTCCATGCTCCAGTCCATGGTCAGCTTCCAGAAGAAGATGCTGCAGCAAAGGCTCCGACCCTCTGACACTCAGCTGCTCTTGGATGACAAGCTTAAAG CTCGCAAAGCCAGCGAGGAGCCTAAAGAGGACCCTCTGGCACGCACGGGACGCCCATTTGGTGGCATGATCAAAGACATAAAGAGGCGCTATCGACACTATCTCAGCGACTTCACAGATGCCCTCAACCCTCAGGTCCTTGCTGCAGTTATCTTCATCTACTTTGCTGCCCTTTCTCCAGCCATCACCTTTGGAGGCTTGCTTG CTGACAAGACTGAGCACATGATGGGTGTTTCGGAGCTCATGATCTCCACCTGTGTTCAGGGTGTCATCTTTTGTATTCTGGCTGCCCAACCAATCCTGGTCATCGGCTTCTCAGGGCCTTTGCTTGTATTCGAGGAGGCCTTTTACGGG TTCTGCAAGTCTCAAGGGGTTGAGTACATCGTGGGTCGTGTCTGGGTGGGTATATGGCTAGTGATCATCGTGGTGGTCATCGTTGCTGCTGAGGGCAGCTTCTTGGTCAGATACATCTCCCGCTTCACGCAAGAGATCTTCTCCGTCCTCATCTCCCTCATCTTCATCTACGAGACTTTTGCCAAGCTCATCAGG ATTTTCCAAGCCCACCCCCTGGTTCTCAACTATGAGCACCTTAATGAGTCACTGGATGATCCCTTCCACCCTGTTATCGAACACTATCATCACCACGACAATGAGACTGGGAATTTAACTATGCACCAAAAAATTCGGGAGAGATCTTACCCCAACACTGCTCTGCTCTCCATGTGCTTGATGTTTGGCTGTTTTTTCATCGCCTACTTCCTCAGGAGGTTCAAAACTGGCCACTTCCTACCCGGCCCT CTCCGACGCATCATTGGAGATTTCGGTGTGCCTATATCCATTTTCTTCATGATTGCAGTGGACATCAGTATTGAGGATGCCTATACACAG AAACTTGTAGTGCCCAAAGGACTGACAGTGTCCAACACCAGTGCTAGGGGATGGATCATCAACCCAATGGGTGAAAAGATTGAGTTTCCCATCTGGATGATGGTTGCCTCTGTTGTTCCAGCCATCCTAGTCTTCATCCTCATCTTTCTCGAGTCACAGATTACCAC GCTGATCGTGAGCAAGCCAGAACGGAAGATGGTGAAAGGTTCTGGGTTCCACCTTGACCTTCTGATCCTGGTGGGCATGGGTGGCATAAGTGCCATCTTCGGCGTCCCCTGGCTCAGTGCTGCTACCGTGCGCACAGTCACCCACGCCAACGCCCTCACAGTCATGAGCAAGGGGCCGAAGCCTGAGATTGAGAAAGTAGTGGAACAAAGGATCAGTGGCATTCTGGTAGCTTTACTGGTCG GGGTGTCCATTTTGATGGAGCCCATCCTGAAGATGATCCCGATGACTGCTCTGTTTGGCATTTTCCTCTACATGGGTATCACATCACTTAGTGGCATCCAGCTTTGGGACCGCACATTACTCCTCCTGACACCAAAGAAGCACTTCCCTACTGAGGCCTATGCCACCAGG GTGAAGCCACTTCGGATACACTTGTTCACACTGATCCAGATTGTGTGCCTTGTGATTCTGTGGGTGGTGAAGTCTAGCACCGTCTCTCTGGCCCTGCCTTTTGTCCTCATCCTCACCATCCCCTTACGCATACTCATGACTGGTCGCCTATTCACCGAGATGGAGATGAAATGC CTGGATGCCGATGACGCCAAAGTAACATTCGAGGAGGAGCCGGGAGAGGATGTCTACACTGAGTCCCCGTTGCCATAG